From Pseudomonas hefeiensis, one genomic window encodes:
- a CDS encoding PAAR domain-containing protein, with protein sequence MNVGYFISQGDKTTCGGKVLDGDGKVNMLGLKHAREGDRVSCGKNGKTYQIRGGIGHMVRHGRHMAGTLG encoded by the coding sequence ATGAACGTCGGTTACTTCATCAGTCAAGGTGACAAGACCACTTGCGGCGGGAAAGTGCTGGATGGCGATGGCAAGGTCAATATGTTGGGCCTAAAGCACGCCCGCGAAGGTGACCGCGTCTCGTGTGGAAAGAACGGGAAAACCTATCAGATCAGGGGCGGTATTGGGCACATGGTCCGCCATGGCAGGCATATGGCCGGCACCCTGGGATAG